One Diospyros lotus cultivar Yz01 chromosome 1, ASM1463336v1, whole genome shotgun sequence genomic window carries:
- the LOC127805048 gene encoding uncharacterized protein LOC127805048: MAAVPPKHLCIPTIKPYAGTIDPMDHLDLFTSHMMVQDASDVMWCRVFLATLEGNARTWYSNLAHHLIANFAQLQSSFLAHFAPLQRHRRSTMALVNLKQKQGESLKDFVSRPFTQSLAKTPPLKFTDILGQATKYINVEEVMQAKRAKYTEKKEKKKHSEENKSEGRREDRSEKCRPRWESSSFTPLNAPRAEILVTIEGKDYLKKPLPMWAQFNKRNRNKYCRFHRDYCHDIEECHQLKEEIKEIQELINRGFLKSFMAREADPRKGREPRLHGNENGRRF; this comes from the exons ATGGCTGCAGTGCCACCCAAACATCTTTGCATTCCGACTATCAAGCCTTATGCAGGAACTATTGACCCGATGGATCACCTGGATCTTTTTACTTCCCACATGATGGTGCAGGATGCATCCGATGTGATGTGGTGCAGAGTCTTCTTGGCCACATTGGAAGGGAACGCGCGCACCTGGTATTCAAATCTGGCCCATCACTTAATAGCCAACTTTGCGCAGCTTCAGAGTAGCTTTCTGGCTCACTTTGCGCCTCTTCAGAGGCATCGAAGGTCCACTATGGCCCTCGTCAACCTAAAGCAGAAGCAAGGCGAATCCTTGAAGGATTTTGTCTCGAG ACCATTCACTCAGTCGTTGGCCAAAACTCCCCCGCTTAAGTTCACGGATATCTTGGGCCAGGCAACAAAGTATATTAATGTTGAGGAGGTGATGCAGGCGAAAAGAGCCAAATACactgagaagaaagagaaaaagaagcattccgaagaaaataagagtgaaGGTAGAAGGGAGGATCGAAGTGAGAAGTGCCGCCCTCGGTGGGAATCGAGTAGTTTCACTCCCCTGAATGCTCCTAGGGCAGAGATCCTTGTCACTATTGAGGGAAAGGACTATTTGAAGAAGCCATTGCCCATGTGGGCACAGTTCAATAAGAGGAATCGAAATAAGTATTGTCGCTTCCACCGAGATTATTGTCATGATATAGAGGAATGCCATCAGTTGAAGGAGGAGATCAAGGAGATCCAGGAGCTCATCAATCGGGGTTTCCTCAAGAGTTTTATGGCCAGGGAGGCGGATCCCCGAAAGGGGCGAGAGCCTAGATTGCACGGAAACGAAAACGGGAGACGTTTctga